From Struthio camelus isolate bStrCam1 chromosome 7, bStrCam1.hap1, whole genome shotgun sequence, a single genomic window includes:
- the NOLC1 gene encoding nucleolar and coiled-body phosphoprotein 1, with protein sequence MAAWRAVPSDLFPFVLAFLRENRFEGAARAFAREAGVKDQDPNAASLLDVFSYWLKSPAAKKRKSVPNGSRAKRKSSSSSDDSSSEEDETPPAKKPAKITAVPKVKASPPAKKAESSSEDSSDDSDSEEEKKPEKKVTKPAAKPAGTKIQPQKKAESSSSDSSSSDESAAPKKQPPKPMTPKSGSKAAQVTTKLINGKAASSSSSSEDSDEEKAAPKKAVPKKSPVLKPTATQACPGKTKPAEESSSSEDSSDSSEDEKPAAKQKPKSGPYSAVPPPQATQQKKGLAKAPAKKAESSDSSDSSDEAEQVPTKGGAGKAVVAKTIPGPKNKAVTAKKAESSSDSDSDSSSEEDKKVESKLPAKQPLIKNPSKPAKVAAKPAQAKKDSSSSSDSSDSDSSENKAPVKPATKAAPPATKKSQSTSKKAQNSSDSDSSSSSSEDEKKKKATPAKLTGRAGKPMPKSCTPAPKASSSDSDSSSSEEEKKPTVKPVSKSAGTTKATVGKKVAAANSSSSSSDSSSEADEKPKKAGKGAQNSSQTTASTEKSKASSTSATNNLKSKPAGGSSSSSESSSEGETGKANGGMIKKKRKREDVQEPETPDSKKAKIKAKTPHTFPKVKQPASPFRRVREEEIELDARVADNSFDAKRGAAGDWGEKANNILKFTKGKSFRHEKTKKKRGSYRGGTISTQVNSIKFESD encoded by the exons ATGGCGGCGTGGCGCGCGGTGCCCAGTGACCTGTTCCCCTTCGTGCTCGCCTTCCTGCGCGAGAACCGCTTCGAGGGGGCGGCGCGCGCCTTCGCCAGGGAGGCGGGAGTG AAAGACCAGGATCCCAATGCTGCCTCTCTCTTAGACGTCTTTAGTTACTGGCTGAA GTCTCCTGctgccaaaaagagaaaaagtgttcCCAATGGATCTCGTGCAAAGAGGAAATCTTCCTCAAGCAGTGATGACAGCTCCAGTGAGGAAGATGAAACACCCCCAGCCAAGAAACCAG CTAAAATAACAGCTGTGCCCAAGGTGAAAGCATCTCCACCAGCCAAGAAGGCAGAGAGCAGCAGTGAGGACTCCAGCGATGATTCAGActctgaggaggaaaagaagccagagaag AAAGTAACAAAACCAGCAGCGAAGCCAGCTGGAACCAAAATCCAGcctcagaagaaagcagagagctCCAGCTCTGACTCGAGCAGCTCAGATGAGTCAGCAGCACCAAAGAAACAGCCACCAAAACCGATGACACCTAAATCAG GAAGTAAAGCTGCCCAGGTGACTACCAAGCTGATTAACGGAAAAGCAGCAAGCAGTAGCAGCAGTAGTGAAGATTCTGATGAGGAAAAGGCTGCCCCAAAGAAG GCTGTTCCCAAGAAATCGCCTGTACTCAAACCTACAGCCACTCAAGCATGTCCAGGCAAAACCAAACCTGCCGAGGAAAGTTCCAGTAGTGAGGACTCTTCTGACAGCTCAGAGGATGAAAAGCCAGctgcaaaacaaaagccaaagtcTG GTCCATACAGCGCTGTGCCACCTCCTCAAGCTACACAGCAAAAGAAAGGCCTTGCCAAGGCTCCTGCAAAAAAGGCTGAGAGTAGTGACTCCTCAGACAGCAGTGATGAGGCAGAGCAGGTGCCCACAAAGGGAGGAGCAG GCAAAGCAGTGGTGGCTAAAACAATTCCTGGTCCCAAAAACAAAGCTGTGACTGCCAAGAAGGCCGAATCCAGTTCGGACAGTGACTCAG ATTCTAGCTCTGAGGAAGACAAGAAGGTAGAGAGTAAGCTCCCTGCTAAGCAGCCTCTGATAAAGAATCCTTCCAAACCAGCAAAGGTAGCTGCCAAGCCTGCACAAGCAAAGAAAGACTCCAGCTCCTCCTCGGACAGCTCAG ATTCTGACAGCTCTGAAAATAAGGCCCCTGTGAAGCCCGCAACTAAAGCAGCACCCCCTGCAACTAAGAAGTCACAATCTACCTCAAAGAAAGCACAAAATAGCTCTGATTCAGATAGTAGCTCCAGCAGCTCTGAggatgagaagaagaagaaggccACTCCAGCTAAATTAACTGGCAGAGCAGGCAAGCCGATGCCCAAGTCTTGCACCCCAGCTCCCAAAGCGAGCTCGTCAGACTCTGATAGCTCAAGCAGCGAGGAAGAGAAGAAGCCAACAGTGAAACCAGTCAGCAAATCTGCAGGGACCACAAAAGCAACTGTGGGGAAgaaggtggctgctgctaacagtAGTAGCAGCTCATCTGATAGCTCCAGTGAAGCAGATGAGAAGCCcaaaaaggcagggaaaggggcaCAGAACAGTTCTCAGACCACTGCTTCCACAGAGAAATCAAAAGCTTCATCCACATCAGCAACAAATAATCTGAAGTCTAAACCAGCTGgtggcagcagtagcagcagtgaaAGCAGCTCTGAAGGAGAGACGGGAAAAGCAAATGGAG GCATGATCAAGAAGAAACGGAAGAGGGAAGATGTCCAGGAGCCGGAAACACCAGACAGTAAAAAGGCTAAGATcaaagccaaaacaccacacacgTTTCCCAAGGTGAAACAG CCAGCTTCTCCATTCCGACGAGTAAGAGAAGAAGAGATTGAGCTGGATGCCCGCGTTGCTGACAACTCGTTTGATGCAAAG AGAGGAGCTGCTGGTGACTGGGGTGAGAAGGCTAACAATATCCTGAaattcaccaaaggcaaatctTTTCGCCATGAGAAGACGAAGAAAAAACGAGGCAGCTACCGTGGGGGCACTATATCAACTCAAGTCAACTCCATCAAGTTTGAAAGTGACTGA